The genomic region GTGGGGGGTGCTTTGTTATAATCGGGCTATTGATGCGTATTTGGATTGTTACGAGCTTATTCAGATTGTTACGGGCTTACTGTGGGTGACCGTATCGCTGACGGCCGCTCACGCCGAATCGGGTGAGGCAGGGGCTGCGTTACGATCACACTGCGCCTTCGAAAGGTAAGTGACGAGTGGTCCGGGGGCAGGTGGAGTCCGGCGGGGAACCACCTGAGAACGTGTCGCTGACCGCGCAATAAGGGGGACAAAATTATTGGGGGTGACGACGAACAGGTGGCAAGTCACCGAAGGACGCCACGGACGAGCCGTGAGCGGTGAATCGTGTCGGTGAGGCAGTCGCGGCGGGGTGACGAAGACGTGAGCGACGGGGCTGAGTACGCGAACGAACGCGGTACGGCTGGCGCGATCAGGAGGACGATCAACTAAATGAACTCAGACTGGGACGACGTAAGCTTCGTTATCAGTTCGCAGTACCGCATCGCGGTCCTCAGGCGGCTCGCCGACGGGCCGGCGACCCCGTCGCGCATCGCGAACGACGCCGATCTCGGCATCGCACACATCTCGCGGGCCCTCCAGGGGCTCCGCGAGCGGAATCTCGTCGAACTGCTGGTCTCCGAGGACAGACGCAAGGGTCGTGTCTACGGGATCACCGAAAAAGGCGGCAACGTGTGGCAGAAGATCGAGGCCGAAAACATGGTGTAAGCGTCCGGGTTCACCCCGAGCGTCGCCACGGTCGATCTCCGGAGCCGGGCGAGTGCTTCCGAGATGCCAATACACCCCGCCCCACGACACCGTTACTCGTCTTCGGTCTCGCGTGACGCGTTCCCCACGTCGGTGTCTTCCGGAACGAGCTGTTCCGGCGTCCGCTCGTGCATCGGTGTCCGAGCGAACTCTGTAATCCGTTCCCACTCACTATCTGTCAGCCGTCCTTGCATGCGCACGTTCGTTTGGCGTGTCGTGTCTTAGTAATACCCTCCTTAGTTCACAGGTAATCGACTGGTAAAAACCGGATTCGAACACTATCGGGCACAAAGCTAGTTATTGCTCACTGATAGTATGGGTGTTCTGTCTTCGCAAGCAATCGGTAGCCGAGACGGGATCAGCCGTGAACGGGGCGTAATCGATCCGACACCGGCCGGCAGTCACAGGTGGACGGTGTCCAGTTCACGCCGCTGGGCGCGTTTCGGCGCGACGACGCCACGAGACACCGGCCGGTCGCGGTCTCCCATCAGCCGGGCGGCTGTCTGTCCGGAACGTTTAGAGGAAACCGACGCCTAGAGTTCGCTCGTTGCACATGACCGGGACGGACTGCCAGTGCAAGGTCGGCCGCGGCGTCGAGGACTTCGGTCTCGACGGGATACACGACGATCTGGTCCGTCGCTGGTGTGGCGACGGGCGGGAGCGACAGAGCCTCCGTGAACTGGCGACCTACTTCAACAGGCGACTGCTGGGCTCGGCGGTCGAGTCGGCCGACGAGGCACCGCTATCGGGCGAAGTGTCGAACCTCTACCGACTGCTGACGGACGACGACGTGAGCAGCGGGGTCCGGACCCAGACCCGCCGTCGCCTCGAGACCGCTGGCGTACCGGTCGAGGCGGTCGAGTCGGCCTTCGTCTCCCACCAGACCGTTCACACGCATCTGACGGAGTGTCTCGGCGTCTCTCGGGAGACGGAGGCGGACGACCCCGAATCACGCCGGCGCGCGGATCGGGATCGAATCCGCGCGCTCCAGAGTCGCACGGAAGCCGTCACGACGGACGCGCTCGAACGGCTTCGCGACTCGGAGGCGCTCGCGCTGGCCGACTTCGACGTGCTCGTCGACGTGACCGTCCTCTGTGACGAGTGCGGCCGCCAGCACGACGTGGGCTCGCTGCTCGATCGGGGCG from Halorientalis sp. IM1011 harbors:
- the rdfA gene encoding rod-determining factor RdfA, which gives rise to MTGTDCQCKVGRGVEDFGLDGIHDDLVRRWCGDGRERQSLRELATYFNRRLLGSAVESADEAPLSGEVSNLYRLLTDDDVSSGVRTQTRRRLETAGVPVEAVESAFVSHQTVHTHLTECLGVSRETEADDPESRRRADRDRIRALQSRTEAVTTDALERLRDSEALALADFDVLVDVTVLCDECGRQHDVGSLLDRGGCDCQE
- a CDS encoding winged helix-turn-helix domain-containing protein → MNSDWDDVSFVISSQYRIAVLRRLADGPATPSRIANDADLGIAHISRALQGLRERNLVELLVSEDRRKGRVYGITEKGGNVWQKIEAENMV